In a single window of the Deltaproteobacteria bacterium genome:
- the mnmA gene encoding tRNA 2-thiouridine(34) synthase MnmA, whose translation MTAAADKRVAVAMSGGVDSSVAAALLLEQGYDVVGVSLRLWEGRDLGPRNCSDHRGAEEVASVLGIPHTVLDQRGDFREAVVKPFARSYLEGATPNPCVACNREFKIERLLAWAEPRGIERVATGHYARVAHGRGGAGLMRGADRNKDQSYFLFALSVRQLERIAFPLGGLHKDAVRAKARELGLPVAERPESQDICLGDHRAVVASLAGPGQLGAGEIVDSRGRVLGHHDGIHRFTVGQRKGLGIAAPRPLYVLRIDADARRVVVGPREELCTEVFTASRINWIASPPDGETAAEVQIRYRSRPAPCTLRPLDDHAVEVRPNEPLPSVSPGQAAVFYRGDQVLGGGWIDKAPGRAGIDAARDARGTLVDSRCA comes from the coding sequence GTGACGGCAGCAGCGGACAAGAGAGTGGCGGTGGCCATGAGCGGAGGCGTGGACAGCTCGGTGGCGGCCGCGCTCCTGTTGGAGCAGGGGTACGACGTGGTGGGGGTGTCATTGCGCCTGTGGGAGGGGCGGGACCTCGGGCCGCGCAACTGCTCGGACCATCGCGGCGCGGAAGAGGTGGCCTCGGTGCTGGGGATTCCCCACACGGTCCTGGACCAGCGCGGCGACTTCCGCGAGGCCGTGGTGAAGCCCTTTGCCCGAAGCTACCTGGAAGGCGCCACGCCCAATCCCTGCGTCGCCTGCAACCGCGAGTTCAAGATCGAGCGGCTGCTGGCGTGGGCGGAACCCCGCGGCATTGAGCGCGTGGCCACGGGCCACTACGCCCGCGTCGCGCACGGCCGCGGCGGGGCGGGATTGATGCGCGGCGCGGACCGGAACAAGGACCAGTCGTACTTTCTCTTCGCGCTCTCGGTGCGTCAGCTCGAGCGCATTGCGTTCCCGTTAGGGGGGCTCCACAAGGACGCCGTACGCGCCAAGGCGCGTGAGCTGGGCCTGCCGGTGGCCGAGCGCCCCGAGAGCCAGGACATCTGCCTCGGAGACCACCGGGCGGTGGTGGCGTCCCTGGCCGGACCCGGGCAGCTCGGCGCCGGGGAGATCGTGGACAGCCGCGGCCGCGTGCTCGGCCATCACGACGGCATCCACCGCTTCACCGTGGGCCAGCGAAAAGGCCTCGGCATCGCCGCCCCGCGGCCGTTGTACGTGTTGCGCATCGACGCGGACGCGAGGAGGGTGGTGGTGGGTCCACGCGAAGAGTTGTGCACGGAGGTCTTCACCGCGAGCCGCATCAACTGGATAGCGTCGCCCCCGGACGGGGAGACGGCCGCGGAAGTGCAGATCCGTTACCGCTCCCGGCCGGCGCCCTGCACGTTGCGGCCGTTGGACGATCATGCGGTGGAGGTCCGCCCGAACGAGCCGCTCCCTTCCGTAAGCCCCGGCCAGGCCGCGGTTTTCTATCGCGGCGACCAGGTGCTAGGCGGCGGCTGGATCGACAAGGCGCCCGGCCGAGCCGGGATCGATGCGGCGCGGGATGCCCGCGGGACTCTCGTGGACAGCCGATGCGCGTAG
- the mtaB gene encoding tRNA (N(6)-L-threonylcarbamoyladenosine(37)-C(2))-methylthiotransferase MtaB, with protein MRVAIKTLGCKINQYDTAVIQERLARESCAFVPFEDPADVYVVNTCTVTDRADWEARQLVRKAKRSNPAARVVVTGCYAQVSPGEVSQVPGVDRVVGLNRMDELVRCVTDGESVAGPAVSVGNPRDERTVGVLGARGFPGRTRAFLKVQEGCNFACSYCIIPTARGRSRSVPPERVLEQVRGLAEAGFAEIVLTGIHLGGYGYDLAPRVSLSELVRRIAGSGLIPRLRLSSLDPREVTDELLSVMADSEVICPHLHVCVQAGDDGILKRMRRNYDTAFFARLMARARGKLPRAALGTDVIVGFPGESEDAFAGSLDFLAGVPLTYFHVFPYSSRRGTPAAGMPDQVPAAEKKERSRRARELGARKKQEFYRGQVGRHVSVLAEEPVAGEPGWLKGYSRNYLPVLFPGGPDLVHREVPVTLREWSRGRLRGEARC; from the coding sequence ATGCGCGTAGCCATCAAGACACTGGGTTGCAAGATCAACCAGTACGACACCGCGGTGATCCAGGAGCGGCTGGCGCGGGAGTCGTGCGCGTTCGTTCCGTTCGAGGATCCGGCCGACGTGTACGTCGTGAATACCTGCACGGTCACGGACCGCGCCGACTGGGAGGCACGCCAGCTCGTGCGCAAGGCCAAGCGGAGCAACCCCGCGGCGCGGGTGGTGGTCACCGGATGCTATGCGCAGGTGAGCCCCGGCGAAGTGTCGCAAGTCCCGGGCGTGGACCGCGTGGTGGGCCTCAACCGCATGGATGAGCTGGTGCGTTGCGTCACCGACGGCGAGTCGGTGGCCGGCCCCGCCGTCTCCGTCGGGAATCCCCGCGACGAACGCACCGTCGGCGTCCTGGGCGCCCGGGGTTTTCCGGGCCGCACCCGGGCGTTCCTCAAGGTGCAGGAAGGATGCAACTTCGCGTGCAGCTACTGCATCATCCCCACCGCCCGCGGGCGCAGCCGCAGCGTGCCGCCGGAACGCGTGCTGGAACAGGTGCGCGGTCTCGCGGAGGCCGGTTTCGCGGAGATCGTGCTCACGGGGATTCATCTCGGCGGCTACGGCTACGATCTGGCGCCGCGGGTTTCGCTGAGCGAGTTGGTGCGGCGCATCGCCGGCAGCGGGTTGATCCCCCGGCTGCGCCTGAGTTCCCTGGACCCGCGGGAGGTCACGGACGAGCTGCTGTCGGTGATGGCGGATTCGGAAGTGATCTGCCCGCACCTGCACGTGTGCGTACAGGCGGGCGACGACGGCATCCTCAAGCGCATGCGGCGCAACTACGACACCGCCTTCTTCGCCCGGTTGATGGCGCGGGCGCGCGGCAAGCTGCCCCGGGCCGCCCTCGGGACGGACGTTATCGTGGGATTCCCGGGGGAGAGCGAAGACGCCTTTGCCGGGTCGCTGGATTTCCTCGCCGGCGTGCCGCTGACCTACTTCCACGTGTTTCCCTATTCGTCCCGCCGGGGCACCCCCGCGGCCGGTATGCCGGACCAGGTGCCGGCCGCCGAGAAGAAGGAACGCTCGCGCCGCGCGCGGGAGCTGGGGGCGCGCAAGAAGCAGGAGTTCTACCGCGGCCAGGTGGGGAGGCATGTGTCCGTGCTGGCGGAAGAGCCGGTGGCGGGCGAGCCGGGATGGCTCAAGGGCTACAGCCGCAACTACCTGCCGGTACTGTTTCCCGGCGGTCCCGACCTGGTCCATCGCGAGGTCCCGGTCACGCTTCGGGAGTGGTCCCGCGGACGGCTGCGAGGAGAGGCACGATGCTGA
- the rnc gene encoding ribonuclease III codes for MLTEDRPDLERFQDALGYRFRDPLLLNRCLTHVSCGGGMEAHNETLEFLGDAVLGLVISDMLMQRFPDKSEGDLSRMRASLVNRKVLAEKARAVDVGAVLRMGKGEERTGGRLKESILSASLEALLGGIYREAGYDAVKPVVERHFAGDLDHTGLGLDDYKTRLQEVSQRLYRVPPTYRLVRETGPSHDKCFETEIRVDGHLVGQGEGRSKKQSEQEAARRALEMLLQGQQQ; via the coding sequence ATGCTGACGGAGGATCGCCCCGACCTGGAGCGCTTCCAGGACGCTCTGGGCTACCGTTTCCGGGACCCTCTGCTGCTGAATCGCTGCCTGACCCACGTCTCCTGCGGCGGCGGCATGGAAGCGCACAACGAGACCCTGGAGTTCCTGGGTGACGCCGTCCTGGGGTTGGTGATCAGCGATATGCTCATGCAGCGGTTCCCGGACAAGAGCGAGGGCGACCTCTCGCGCATGCGCGCGTCTCTGGTGAACCGCAAGGTGCTGGCGGAAAAGGCGCGCGCGGTGGATGTCGGCGCCGTGCTCCGGATGGGCAAGGGCGAGGAGCGCACCGGCGGCCGGCTCAAGGAGTCGATCCTGTCGGCTTCGCTGGAGGCATTGCTGGGCGGCATCTACCGGGAGGCGGGCTACGACGCGGTGAAGCCCGTGGTGGAGCGTCATTTCGCCGGCGACCTGGACCACACCGGCCTGGGGCTGGACGACTACAAGACCCGTCTCCAGGAAGTCAGCCAGCGGCTCTACCGCGTCCCCCCCACCTACCGGCTGGTGCGCGAGACCGGCCCGAGCCACGACAAGTGCTTCGAGACGGAGATCCGCGTGGACGGCCACCTGGTGGGCCAGGGGGAGGGCCGGAGCAAGAAGCAGTCGGAGCAGGAAGCGGCGCGAAGGGCGCTGGAAATGCTGCTGCAAGGGCAGCAGCAATAG
- the purM gene encoding phosphoribosylformylglycinamidine cyclo-ligase, translated as MAKLTYKDAGVDVEGGNRLVRSIASVARKTARPGLMGGIGGFGGLFDLSRVRARRPVLVSSTDGVGTKLKIAFMADRHDTVGIDLVAMGVNDILTQAAEPLFFLDYFATGKLEHATFRAVVGGVAEGCRQAGCALLGGETAEMPSFYADGEYDLAGFSVGVVEKDRIPDPRAVRAGDVVIGLPSSGLHSNGYSLARKVLLDRAGLKLKSRVADLGRSLADELLTPTRIYASLIRALGARHRIKGIAHITGGGLVENLPRVLPTGLRAWLRRGSWPVPPVFDLIARLGHVEQAEMDRTFNNGIGMALVVGAGDAPGVERALRRRREAYAVIGEIRKGRRGVSFIR; from the coding sequence ATGGCGAAGCTCACCTACAAGGACGCCGGGGTCGACGTCGAGGGAGGCAACCGGCTGGTGCGTTCCATCGCGTCCGTGGCCCGCAAGACCGCGCGGCCCGGGCTCATGGGCGGCATCGGCGGGTTCGGCGGGCTCTTCGATCTTTCGCGCGTGCGCGCCCGGCGGCCGGTCCTGGTCTCCTCCACCGACGGGGTGGGCACCAAGCTCAAGATCGCCTTCATGGCCGACCGCCACGACACCGTGGGCATCGACCTCGTGGCCATGGGCGTCAACGACATCCTCACCCAGGCGGCCGAGCCGCTGTTCTTCCTCGACTACTTCGCCACCGGCAAGCTCGAGCACGCCACCTTTCGCGCGGTGGTGGGCGGGGTGGCGGAAGGCTGCCGACAGGCCGGCTGTGCGCTTCTGGGCGGCGAGACCGCGGAGATGCCGTCCTTCTACGCGGACGGCGAATACGACCTGGCGGGCTTCAGCGTCGGCGTCGTCGAGAAGGACCGCATCCCCGACCCGCGCGCCGTGCGCGCCGGCGACGTGGTCATCGGCCTGCCGTCCAGCGGACTCCACAGCAACGGCTATTCGCTGGCGCGCAAGGTCCTGCTGGACAGGGCCGGGCTCAAGTTGAAGTCGAGGGTGGCGGACCTGGGGAGATCCCTGGCGGACGAGTTGCTCACGCCGACCCGGATCTATGCGTCGCTGATTCGCGCGCTTGGCGCGAGGCACCGCATCAAGGGCATCGCGCACATCACCGGCGGCGGCCTGGTGGAGAACCTCCCGCGCGTCCTGCCGACGGGCCTGCGCGCGTGGCTGCGGCGGGGAAGCTGGCCCGTGCCACCTGTCTTCGATCTTATCGCGCGCCTGGGCCATGTGGAGCAGGCCGAGATGGACCGCACCTTCAACAACGGCATCGGCATGGCCTTGGTGGTCGGCGCCGGGGACGCGCCCGGCGTGGAGCGCGCGCTACGCCGCCGGCGCGAGGCCTACGCCGTCATCGGCGAGATCCGCAAGGGGCGGCGCGGCGTGTCGTTCATCAGGTAG
- the purN gene encoding phosphoribosylglycinamide formyltransferase, with protein sequence MKRKVPVGVLLSGGGTNLQAIIDAVEQDRLDAEIRTVVSNRESAYGLTRARNHDIPATVIDHRGHASREDYDRALVAHLNAQGVELVVLAGFMRLLSPYFVQSFPNRIMNIHPALSPAFAGLHGQRQAFEYGVRFAGCTVHFVSEGCDEGPIIIQAVVPVLPDDTEETLAQRILEQEHRIYPRAIQLYSEGRLVIEGRKVRVTGEEGDTGGETALVNPPIP encoded by the coding sequence ATGAAACGCAAGGTCCCTGTCGGCGTATTGCTGTCGGGCGGCGGCACCAACTTGCAGGCGATCATCGACGCCGTAGAGCAAGACCGCCTGGACGCCGAAATCCGCACGGTGGTCAGCAACCGGGAGAGCGCCTACGGCCTTACCCGCGCCCGCAACCACGACATCCCCGCCACGGTCATCGACCATCGCGGTCACGCCTCTCGCGAGGATTACGACCGCGCCCTCGTTGCGCACCTGAACGCCCAAGGCGTGGAACTCGTGGTGCTGGCCGGATTCATGCGCCTGCTGTCGCCGTACTTCGTGCAGAGCTTCCCCAACCGCATCATGAACATCCACCCCGCCTTGTCGCCCGCTTTCGCCGGCCTGCACGGCCAGCGCCAGGCCTTCGAGTACGGTGTCCGCTTCGCCGGCTGCACCGTCCACTTCGTCAGCGAAGGCTGCGACGAAGGCCCCATCATCATCCAGGCCGTGGTCCCCGTCCTCCCCGACGACACCGAGGAAACACTTGCCCAGCGCATTTTGGAGCAGGAGCACCGTATCTATCCGCGGGCCATCCAGCTCTACAGCGAAGGCCGGCTCGTCATCGAGGGCAGGAAGGTGAGGGTGACGGGAGAGGAGGGAGATACAGGTGGAGAGACTGCTTTGGTGAACCCACCTATTCCGTGA
- a CDS encoding class I SAM-dependent methyltransferase produces MAELEAPHQSRLYSDLAPLYDKTFAKFFYARERTVIKDLNIPKGAEILEVGVGTGASFPAYPRGCHVVGIDQAPLMLAQAREKIAKNGWRHLEVKEMDALNLDFADNAFDYVTAFHVVTVVPDPIRMMAEMRRVCRPGGTIVVVNHFTTESRFWGPITKSLDPITRRLGWSTNLKLKPFLQDTGFTGCRAYRFSRFSLYTVVVGTNEKE; encoded by the coding sequence ATGGCCGAGCTTGAAGCACCACACCAGAGTCGCCTGTACTCGGATCTTGCCCCGCTCTACGACAAGACGTTCGCGAAGTTCTTCTATGCGCGCGAACGGACGGTTATCAAGGACCTGAACATTCCCAAGGGGGCCGAGATCCTGGAAGTGGGCGTCGGCACCGGCGCCTCGTTCCCCGCCTACCCGCGCGGCTGTCACGTGGTCGGCATCGACCAGGCCCCGCTCATGCTCGCCCAGGCCCGGGAGAAGATCGCCAAGAACGGCTGGCGCCATCTCGAAGTCAAGGAGATGGACGCCCTGAACCTTGATTTTGCCGACAACGCCTTCGACTACGTGACGGCGTTCCACGTGGTCACCGTGGTGCCCGATCCGATCCGGATGATGGCTGAGATGCGCCGCGTCTGCCGGCCCGGCGGCACCATCGTCGTCGTCAACCACTTCACCACGGAATCCCGCTTCTGGGGTCCCATCACCAAATCCCTCGACCCCATCACCCGCCGCCTCGGCTGGAGCACCAACCTCAAGCTCAAGCCGTTCCTCCAGGACACCGGCTTCACCGGGTGCAGAGCCTACCGCTTCTCGCGCTTCTCGCTGTACACGGTGGTGGTGGGGACGAACGAGAAGGAATAG
- a CDS encoding ABC transporter ATP-binding protein, producing MAGIERLIDYLWRYWRRYLVGGVCLIGTTSLLMVVPWWVRGAIDVIERGDPDSELGGYVLRIALAAVAGGLLRGVARSIIFNAGRNVEYDLRNDLFAHLEKLPLGYYQSQKTGDLMSRAVNDINAVRMLLGPGFLNLVNTPLYLVYAAVFMFAMNWQLTLAVGACLTLLAFVFKQFRGRIRRASLRVQRQMSRMSAHVQENLSGMHVVKAYVQAEPQTAGFGAMNDEYQVRSLDLARCRGMINPVMVALHGLTVLVVLWYGGWLIMREQSGVADLVAFILYLNVLAWPMAAFGWMLSLLERGRAAMDRLEEIFEVEPAIADPEHPVPLRDKERGIEFDHVSFAYNGDAVLKDVSFEVPPGRKVAIVGRTGSGKSTLTHLIPRLYDVTSGTIRMGGVDVRALSLEELRDAIGYAPQDPFLFSTSIQDNLKFGDAHASEQEVRRVLDVADLESEVEVFPDGLDTRVGERGITLSGGQKQRATLARAILANPDYLILDDCLSSVDAHTEQRILDSFESVLKGKTCIIISHRMAVIKQADEILVLDDGRIVERGDHESLLRTGGPYARMYRRQQMSDELEEL from the coding sequence ATGGCCGGCATCGAACGGTTGATCGACTATCTGTGGCGCTACTGGCGCCGTTATCTGGTGGGCGGGGTGTGCCTGATCGGCACCACCAGCCTGCTCATGGTGGTGCCGTGGTGGGTGCGGGGCGCCATCGACGTCATCGAGCGCGGCGACCCCGACTCCGAGCTGGGCGGCTACGTGCTGCGGATCGCCCTGGCGGCCGTCGCCGGCGGGCTTCTGCGGGGCGTCGCCCGCTCCATCATCTTCAACGCCGGCCGGAACGTCGAGTACGACCTGCGCAACGACCTCTTCGCGCACCTGGAGAAGCTCCCCCTGGGCTACTACCAGTCCCAGAAGACCGGCGACCTCATGTCCCGGGCGGTCAACGACATCAACGCCGTGCGCATGCTGCTGGGCCCCGGCTTCCTCAACTTGGTGAACACGCCGCTCTACCTGGTCTACGCGGCGGTGTTCATGTTCGCCATGAACTGGCAGTTGACGCTGGCGGTGGGCGCGTGCCTGACGCTCCTGGCGTTCGTGTTCAAGCAGTTCCGCGGGCGCATCCGGCGGGCGTCGCTGCGGGTCCAGCGGCAGATGTCGCGCATGAGCGCCCACGTGCAGGAGAACCTGAGCGGCATGCACGTGGTGAAGGCGTACGTGCAAGCGGAGCCCCAGACCGCCGGCTTCGGCGCGATGAACGACGAGTACCAGGTGCGCAGCCTCGACCTCGCCCGCTGCCGCGGCATGATCAACCCCGTGATGGTGGCGCTGCACGGCCTCACCGTGCTGGTGGTGCTGTGGTACGGCGGCTGGCTCATCATGCGCGAGCAGAGCGGCGTGGCCGACTTGGTGGCGTTCATCCTCTACCTGAACGTGCTGGCCTGGCCCATGGCGGCCTTCGGCTGGATGCTCTCGCTGCTCGAGCGCGGGCGCGCCGCCATGGACCGGCTCGAAGAGATATTCGAAGTGGAGCCGGCCATCGCCGACCCCGAGCACCCGGTGCCTTTGCGGGACAAGGAGCGGGGCATCGAGTTCGACCACGTATCGTTCGCCTACAATGGTGACGCGGTGCTCAAGGACGTCAGCTTCGAGGTGCCGCCGGGGCGCAAGGTGGCCATCGTCGGACGCACGGGTTCGGGCAAGAGCACGTTGACGCACCTGATCCCGCGTCTCTACGACGTCACCTCCGGCACCATCCGCATGGGCGGCGTGGACGTCCGGGCGCTCTCCCTGGAAGAGCTGCGCGACGCCATCGGCTACGCGCCGCAGGACCCGTTTCTCTTTTCCACCTCGATCCAGGACAACCTCAAGTTCGGCGACGCCCACGCCAGCGAGCAGGAGGTGCGCCGGGTGCTGGACGTGGCGGACCTCGAGAGCGAGGTGGAGGTGTTCCCCGACGGACTCGACACGCGGGTGGGGGAGCGGGGCATCACCCTCTCCGGCGGCCAGAAGCAGCGGGCGACACTGGCCCGGGCGATCCTGGCGAATCCAGACTACCTGATCCTGGACGACTGCCTGTCGAGCGTGGACGCGCACACCGAGCAGCGCATCCTCGACAGCTTCGAGAGCGTGCTCAAGGGCAAGACCTGCATCATCATCTCGCACCGCATGGCCGTCATCAAGCAAGCCGACGAGATCCTGGTATTGGACGACGGCCGCATCGTCGAGCGCGGCGACCACGAGTCGCTGCTGCGCACCGGTGGACCGTACGCGCGGATGTACCGGCGCCAGCAGATGTCGGACGAGCTGGAGGAGCTGTGA
- a CDS encoding ABC transporter ATP-binding protein: MRAGGGGYGRGTGMNAPEEQDNISGKAYDLKLALRLWRFLRPHRKIFFLSLLLLPVHQGFNLAQPLLLKIGIDAVSAGDGLTLMTAGLLFAGALAAEATAYFFQYYLSIKVAQRCLADLRVTLFSHVQRLPMSYFDKNPVGRLMTRMTTDVEVLQEMFAAGAMNLVADLVLIAAIVAIMMSLHMELALVSLALIPFLLVGINVFRLKARQTYRLIRTRIARVNAYLGEAIPGMAVIQLFNRQARSFEEFDDLNRSHRDAIKRSNIYEASLFSMVEAAGSLSIALLLWFGGGEVLQGVVGIGTFVAFSEYIRRLFVPLRDFSNKYAVIQAAMTAAERIFELLDTEPEKSGRSAAPVAGTGDGDGPTPARVPPVPAGNDSTGAAVEFDNVWFSYRPNDPVLKGVSFRIEPGERVAVIGATGSGKTTTIKLMSRFYDVDSGVVRVGGRDVRDWDLDSLRRHMGVVLQDVFLFSGDILSNLKLGNPDVPEERIRAALRNANAEGFVRRLPGGLQAPVRERGNNLSAGQRQLLALVRMFVVDPEILVLDEATSSVDTETEFLVQGAFEKIMANRTCLVIAHRLSTIRNADRIVVFHRGVIREMGSHAELMEKGGVYYRLHQLQFQGEGNGGAARDVAADR, encoded by the coding sequence GTGAGGGCGGGCGGCGGAGGCTACGGGCGCGGCACCGGCATGAACGCGCCGGAGGAGCAGGACAACATCTCCGGCAAGGCCTACGACCTGAAGCTGGCCTTGCGTCTGTGGCGGTTCCTGCGGCCGCACCGGAAGATATTCTTCCTGTCGCTGCTGCTCCTGCCGGTGCACCAGGGCTTCAACCTGGCCCAGCCGCTGCTCCTGAAGATCGGTATCGACGCGGTCAGCGCGGGCGACGGGCTCACGCTGATGACCGCCGGCCTGCTGTTCGCCGGGGCGCTGGCGGCGGAGGCCACGGCCTACTTCTTCCAGTATTACCTGTCCATCAAGGTGGCGCAGCGCTGTCTCGCCGACCTGCGCGTCACGCTCTTCTCCCACGTGCAGCGCCTGCCCATGAGCTACTTCGACAAGAACCCGGTGGGCCGGCTCATGACCCGCATGACCACCGACGTGGAGGTGCTGCAGGAGATGTTCGCGGCCGGCGCCATGAACCTGGTGGCCGACCTGGTCCTCATCGCGGCCATCGTCGCCATCATGATGTCGCTGCACATGGAGCTGGCGCTGGTGTCGCTGGCGCTGATCCCGTTCCTGCTGGTGGGCATCAACGTCTTCCGCCTCAAGGCGCGGCAGACCTACCGCCTCATCCGCACGCGCATCGCCCGGGTCAACGCCTACCTGGGCGAGGCCATCCCGGGCATGGCCGTGATCCAGCTCTTCAACCGCCAGGCCCGGAGCTTCGAGGAGTTCGACGACCTGAACCGCTCGCACCGCGACGCCATCAAGCGCTCCAACATCTACGAGGCGTCGCTGTTTTCCATGGTGGAAGCCGCGGGCTCCCTCAGCATCGCGCTGCTGCTATGGTTCGGCGGCGGCGAGGTGCTGCAGGGCGTCGTCGGCATCGGCACCTTCGTGGCCTTCAGCGAGTACATCCGCCGGCTGTTCGTCCCCCTGCGCGATTTCAGCAACAAGTACGCCGTGATCCAGGCGGCCATGACAGCGGCCGAACGCATCTTCGAGCTGCTGGACACGGAGCCGGAGAAGTCGGGGCGGAGTGCGGCGCCGGTTGCCGGCACTGGCGACGGCGACGGGCCGACGCCGGCGCGCGTGCCACCGGTGCCCGCCGGTAACGACTCCACCGGCGCCGCGGTGGAGTTCGACAACGTGTGGTTCAGCTACCGTCCCAACGACCCCGTGCTCAAGGGCGTGTCCTTCAGGATCGAGCCGGGCGAGCGGGTGGCGGTGATCGGCGCTACCGGTTCCGGCAAGACCACCACCATCAAGCTCATGAGCCGGTTCTACGACGTGGACAGCGGCGTCGTGCGCGTGGGCGGCCGCGACGTGCGCGACTGGGACCTCGACTCCCTGCGGCGGCACATGGGGGTGGTGCTCCAGGACGTCTTCCTGTTTTCCGGCGACATCCTCTCGAACCTCAAGCTCGGCAACCCGGACGTTCCCGAGGAGCGGATCCGGGCGGCCCTGCGCAACGCCAACGCCGAGGGTTTCGTCCGGCGCCTTCCGGGCGGTTTGCAGGCTCCGGTGCGGGAGCGGGGCAACAACCTGTCGGCGGGACAGCGGCAGCTCCTGGCGCTGGTGCGCATGTTCGTCGTCGACCCCGAGATCCTGGTGCTGGACGAGGCCACCTCCAGCGTCGACACCGAGACCGAGTTCCTGGTGCAGGGGGCCTTCGAGAAGATCATGGCCAACCGCACCTGCCTGGTCATCGCCCACCGCCTGTCCACCATCCGCAACGCCGACCGCATCGTCGTCTTCCACCGCGGCGTCATCCGCGAGATGGGCTCCCACGCCGAGCTGATGGAGAAGGGCGGGGTGTACTACCGGCTGCACCAGTTGCAGTTCCAGGGAGAGGGGAACGGAGGAGCGGCGCGGGATGTGGCCGCGGACCGCTGA